A portion of the Borreliella valaisiana VS116 genome contains these proteins:
- the resT gene encoding telomere resolvase ResT — protein MPPKVKIKNYFEIFRKELETLYTRYLNNELSYLKLKEKIKILAENHKAILFRKDKFTNSSIMLNLSKTRKIIKEYINLSVIEKIKRDNTFLFFWKSKKIKELKNIGIKDQKKIKELMFLNQINNEKPYFQYFIDLFVTPKWLNDYAHKYKIEKINSYRKEQIFVKINLNTYIEIIKLLLNQNRDVRLKFYGVLMAIGRRPVEVMKLSQFYIVGRNHIRMEVIAKKRENNIINEVVFPVFADPELIIDSIKEIRYMEQTENLTKELISSNLAYSYNRLFRQIFSNIFAPEESVYFCRAIYCKFSYLAFAPKNMEMNYWITKVLGHEPSDITTAFHYNRYVLDNLDDKADNNLLKLLNQRIYTYVRRKAIYSILTMDRLESLIKEPRMFDDNYIKTLIVIKNLMLKDDLETLAMVRGLNVKIRKAFKATYGYNYNYIKLTEYLSIIFNYKL, from the coding sequence ATGCCTCCAAAAGTGAAGATAAAAAATTATTTTGAAATATTTAGAAAAGAGTTAGAAACTCTATATACTAGATATCTCAATAATGAACTTTCGTATTTAAAATTGAAAGAAAAAATAAAAATTCTTGCCGAAAATCATAAAGCTATTCTTTTTAGAAAAGATAAATTTACAAATAGTTCAATAATGTTAAATCTTTCTAAAACTCGTAAAATCATTAAAGAATATATTAATCTTTCAGTAATTGAAAAGATTAAAAGAGATAATACTTTTTTATTTTTTTGGAAATCAAAAAAAATAAAAGAATTAAAAAATATAGGAATTAAGGATCAGAAAAAAATAAAAGAGTTAATGTTTTTAAATCAAATTAATAATGAGAAACCTTATTTCCAATATTTTATAGATTTGTTTGTAACTCCGAAATGGTTAAATGATTATGCTCATAAATATAAAATTGAAAAAATCAATAGTTATAGGAAAGAACAGATATTTGTTAAAATTAATTTAAATACTTATATTGAAATAATTAAGCTTTTATTAAATCAAAATCGAGATGTTAGATTAAAATTTTATGGAGTTTTAATGGCAATAGGGCGTCGTCCTGTTGAAGTAATGAAGCTTTCTCAATTCTATATCGTAGGTAGAAATCATATTCGTATGGAGGTTATTGCAAAAAAGCGAGAGAATAATATTATTAATGAAGTTGTTTTTCCAGTTTTTGCAGATCCTGAATTAATAATTGATTCTATAAAAGAAATACGTTACATGGAGCAAACCGAGAATCTTACTAAAGAGTTAATCTCTTCAAATCTTGCATACAGTTATAATAGATTGTTTCGTCAAATTTTTAGTAATATTTTTGCTCCTGAAGAATCTGTTTATTTTTGCAGAGCTATTTATTGTAAATTTTCTTATCTTGCATTTGCGCCCAAAAACATGGAAATGAATTATTGGATAACAAAAGTTTTAGGACACGAACCAAGCGACATAACAACAGCCTTTCATTATAATCGGTATGTTTTGGATAATTTAGATGATAAAGCAGACAACAACTTATTAAAATTACTTAATCAAAGAATTTATACATATGTTAGACGTAAAGCCATCTATTCTATTCTTACAATGGATCGTTTAGAAAGTTTGATAAAAGAGCCGCGGATGTTTGATGATAATTATATTAAAACTTTGATTGTAATTAAAAATTTGATGTTGAAAGATGATTTAGAAACTTTAGCGATGGTTAGAGGATTGAATGTTAAAATCCGCAAAGCTTTTAAAGCTACATACGGATACAATTATAACTACATAAAACTTACGGAATATTTATCAATAATTTTTAATTACAAACTATAG